Proteins encoded in a region of the Myxococcus virescens genome:
- a CDS encoding ATP-binding cassette domain-containing protein: protein MTPPRRRRSIIPEVIQISATDCGPASLKSLFAGMGVELNYRVLREVCQTDVDGTSIVTLDEVANQLGLDAEEVMLPLDHVMVPEAKALPAIIVTLSAGGRPHFVVLWNRVGPFIQVMDPAAGRHWTRISTLLSHLYQHTTSVPETGWREWAGSEEAVATFERRLLNLGATQARELVARALEDPGYLSIARLDAACRASEAMIRAGAVRRGRTAAGLLQSMMAKDDSGEVPIPAAYWSVRPNPEAEGELSMTGAVLMRVRGWREASRAGEDAPKAVLASDLATELVAKQTSPARTLLRLRGEDSWVVPGLIAVGLVFATFGRILQALMLRGVLDLGRDLGTFAQRATGMAVLAGVALCFMLIQIPISLGLLGIGRRLEVRLRKAYFEKLPEMEDRYFQSRLASDMASRTHNIQAMRSLPLLLAQALILSLEVASITAALIWAAPHAWHIVLALAAVTLLVPLVAQKLLFEPDLRVQMHAGALSGFTLNALVGLTPIRIHGAERSLRRAQETLLVSWTKARYWLQTLSVGFEGGLMLVSYGLVMLLVYSYLAGTDRASLVLLVVYWALRLPILGQRLMLLSRAFPNAMNRVRRLLDVIGDIKDPPARPEAPVQEPVASADVASGVSIVMEKVRVKGGGHTILDKVSLNIAPGEHVAVVGVSGAGKSTLVGLLLGWLRPARGEIKVDGQVLDQAAVERLRRTTAWVDPAISLWNQSLIDNLRYGNDGAHGWSLSGALKGAEMLDILEALPDGLQTSLGEGGGLVSGGQGQRVRLARAMLRSGVRLAILDEPFRGLDRDRRARLLAESRRLWADITLLCVTHDVEHTQEFDRVLVIENGRILENGPPKELLANKESRYAVLLRADQENRTLLWGNGRWRHWWLSDGQLVERPAPKPVEKPVAEPAAGELELVG from the coding sequence ATGACTCCTCCCAGGCGCCGGCGCTCAATCATTCCCGAGGTGATCCAGATCTCGGCGACGGATTGCGGCCCCGCTTCACTCAAGAGCCTGTTCGCGGGGATGGGTGTCGAGCTCAACTATCGCGTCCTTCGCGAAGTGTGTCAGACGGACGTTGATGGCACCTCGATCGTCACCTTGGATGAAGTCGCGAACCAGCTCGGGCTCGACGCCGAGGAGGTGATGCTTCCGCTCGATCACGTGATGGTCCCCGAAGCCAAGGCGCTTCCCGCCATCATCGTCACGCTCAGCGCGGGAGGACGGCCGCACTTCGTGGTGCTGTGGAATCGCGTCGGCCCGTTCATCCAGGTCATGGACCCGGCGGCGGGCCGTCACTGGACCCGGATTTCGACGCTGCTGAGCCACCTGTACCAGCACACCACGTCCGTTCCGGAGACCGGCTGGCGGGAATGGGCCGGGTCCGAGGAGGCGGTCGCGACGTTCGAGCGCCGCCTGCTGAACCTGGGTGCGACGCAGGCGCGGGAGCTGGTTGCCCGGGCGCTCGAGGACCCTGGGTATCTGTCGATCGCCAGGCTCGACGCCGCGTGTCGGGCGTCCGAAGCGATGATCCGCGCGGGCGCCGTCCGGCGAGGCCGGACGGCGGCGGGTCTGCTGCAATCCATGATGGCGAAGGACGATTCCGGCGAAGTGCCCATTCCCGCTGCCTATTGGTCCGTTCGCCCCAACCCCGAGGCGGAGGGCGAGCTGTCGATGACCGGCGCGGTGCTGATGCGGGTTCGCGGTTGGCGCGAGGCTTCGCGCGCAGGCGAAGACGCGCCGAAAGCCGTGCTCGCGAGCGACCTGGCGACGGAGCTCGTCGCCAAGCAGACGAGCCCGGCGCGAACGCTGCTCCGCCTGCGAGGCGAAGATTCGTGGGTCGTTCCGGGCCTGATTGCGGTGGGACTGGTGTTCGCCACCTTCGGGCGGATCCTGCAAGCGCTGATGCTCCGTGGCGTGCTCGACCTGGGGCGCGACCTCGGCACGTTCGCGCAGCGTGCGACGGGCATGGCTGTTCTCGCGGGCGTCGCGCTCTGCTTCATGCTCATCCAAATCCCCATTTCATTGGGATTGCTCGGCATCGGCCGCCGGCTCGAGGTGCGGCTGCGGAAGGCGTATTTCGAGAAGCTTCCCGAGATGGAGGACCGCTATTTCCAGAGCCGGCTCGCCTCCGACATGGCGTCTCGCACGCACAACATCCAGGCGATGCGGTCGCTGCCGCTCCTGCTCGCGCAGGCCTTGATCCTATCGCTCGAAGTCGCGAGCATCACCGCCGCGCTCATCTGGGCCGCGCCGCACGCATGGCACATCGTGCTCGCGCTCGCGGCGGTCACGCTGCTCGTGCCCCTGGTCGCGCAGAAGCTGCTCTTCGAGCCCGACCTGCGCGTGCAGATGCACGCAGGCGCGCTCAGCGGATTCACCCTGAACGCGCTCGTCGGGCTCACGCCGATCCGGATCCACGGCGCCGAGCGGTCGCTGCGCCGCGCGCAGGAGACCTTGCTCGTCAGCTGGACCAAGGCGCGCTATTGGCTCCAGACGCTGTCGGTCGGGTTCGAAGGCGGGCTGATGCTGGTGAGCTACGGCCTCGTCATGCTGCTCGTCTATTCGTACCTCGCGGGCACCGACCGGGCTTCGCTGGTGTTGTTGGTCGTCTATTGGGCGCTGCGGTTGCCCATTCTCGGCCAGCGGCTGATGCTGCTGAGCCGCGCGTTCCCGAATGCGATGAACCGGGTTCGCCGGCTCCTCGACGTCATCGGCGACATCAAGGATCCGCCGGCCCGGCCCGAGGCGCCAGTGCAGGAGCCTGTCGCGTCCGCGGACGTCGCGAGCGGCGTTTCAATCGTGATGGAGAAGGTCCGCGTGAAGGGTGGCGGTCACACCATCCTCGACAAGGTCTCCTTGAACATCGCCCCTGGCGAGCATGTGGCCGTGGTCGGTGTCTCCGGAGCAGGCAAGTCGACGCTGGTCGGCCTTTTGCTCGGCTGGCTCCGGCCGGCGCGCGGCGAGATCAAGGTCGACGGGCAGGTGCTCGATCAGGCCGCTGTCGAGCGGCTGCGGCGCACCACGGCCTGGGTGGATCCGGCGATCAGTCTCTGGAACCAGAGCCTCATCGACAACCTCCGGTATGGCAACGACGGCGCGCACGGCTGGTCACTGTCGGGGGCGCTCAAGGGCGCCGAGATGCTCGACATCCTCGAGGCGCTTCCAGACGGGCTGCAGACGTCGTTGGGCGAAGGCGGAGGGCTGGTCTCGGGCGGCCAGGGTCAGCGCGTGCGCCTGGCGCGCGCGATGCTTCGCTCCGGCGTGCGCCTGGCCATCCTCGACGAGCCCTTTCGCGGTCTCGATCGCGACCGGCGCGCGCGGCTCCTCGCCGAGTCCCGGCGGCTCTGGGCGGACATCACGCTCCTCTGTGTCACCCACGACGTCGAGCACACCCAGGAGTTCGATCGCGTGCTCGTGATCGAGAACGGTCGGATTCTCGAGAACGGGCCGCCGAAGGAGCTGCTCGCGAACAAAGAGTCGCGGTACGCCGTGCTCCTTCGCGCCGACCAGGAGAATCGCACACTGCTCTGGGGCAATGGGCGCTGGCGCCATTGGTGGCTTTCGGACGGCCAGCTGGTGGAGAGGCCGGCGCCGAAGCCCGTGGAGAAGCCGGTCGCGGAGCCCGCAGCAGGCGAGTTGGAGCTGGTGGGATGA
- a CDS encoding ABC transporter ATP-binding protein produces the protein MTRSDSDLLWPVERLPDALEQLAQRQGYGRAAGEIAPPAAAVEPSRVWMFALGDRLGVELEPITPLYHELPDVLERAAPCILQVRRDGVPSYLVLLGTRRGKLRLLARDATVVSVQRKSALTLLREEQEATVAEVDQLLGGVEMSPRAREHARSQMLLQRLGQVQLRTGWIMRPRRTASRRTLLGDIPSLVAGILVSHTLLSLVLAGSFWLLGRAALQAHLETGWFLGWIAVIACAIPLRMLEVWWQGVFSIRLGTLLKQQLLAGTLKLTPDEVRLDGIGRHFGRVAEAEVVEQLAVGGALLAVLSLVDLILAGVILVLGAGGWPQAMVLVLWVVVAFVLARRHYGVQRAWSSARVEITHDLLERMLGHRTRLAQLPLERWHDGEDVRLSSYSEISKVMDRRTMQLTALLRDGWLVLALLTLLPAFSIGTANASALAVSVGGILLALRAFDEVAVYFQQVSQAAVSFEQIRDLLLAVGRPELESKVPLEMEGGKQTDAASGTLMEARGVTFRHDARTRPVLENCSFQIAQGDRILLEGPSGGGKSTLVSLLTGLRTPQGGVMLLHALDRATFGSSGWRKRITAAPQFHENHVLSGSFAYNLLLGREWPTSPELRTKAAALCKELGLDELVAKMPAGLEEMIGETGWQLSHGEKSRLYIARTLLQGVELVILDESFASLDPETMRVAQRCVLNHAKALVVVSHP, from the coding sequence ATGACGCGCTCGGACTCCGACCTGTTGTGGCCGGTCGAGCGACTGCCCGACGCGCTGGAGCAGCTGGCGCAGAGGCAAGGCTATGGCAGGGCCGCGGGCGAGATCGCCCCGCCCGCGGCGGCCGTCGAGCCGAGCCGGGTCTGGATGTTCGCGCTCGGAGATCGACTCGGCGTGGAGCTCGAGCCGATCACGCCGCTCTACCACGAGCTGCCCGACGTCCTCGAACGCGCCGCGCCTTGCATCCTCCAGGTCCGGCGAGACGGCGTTCCGTCCTATCTGGTGCTGCTGGGGACGCGGCGCGGGAAGCTGCGCCTGCTCGCGCGCGACGCCACGGTGGTTTCGGTCCAGAGGAAGAGCGCGCTCACGCTCCTGCGCGAAGAGCAGGAAGCCACCGTCGCCGAGGTGGACCAGCTGCTCGGCGGCGTGGAGATGTCGCCCCGTGCGCGCGAGCACGCCCGCTCACAGATGCTGTTGCAGCGGCTCGGCCAGGTGCAGCTGCGCACCGGCTGGATCATGCGCCCCAGGCGCACTGCGAGCCGGCGGACGCTGCTCGGTGACATCCCGTCGCTCGTCGCCGGCATCCTCGTGAGCCACACGCTCCTCTCGCTGGTGCTGGCTGGCTCGTTCTGGTTGCTCGGTCGCGCCGCGCTCCAGGCCCACCTCGAGACCGGCTGGTTCCTGGGGTGGATCGCCGTGATCGCGTGCGCGATTCCGCTCCGCATGCTCGAGGTGTGGTGGCAGGGCGTGTTCTCGATCCGGCTCGGAACGCTGCTGAAGCAGCAGCTCCTTGCGGGAACCCTCAAGCTGACCCCCGACGAGGTGCGGCTCGACGGCATCGGCCGCCATTTCGGCCGCGTCGCCGAGGCCGAGGTCGTCGAGCAGCTTGCGGTCGGCGGCGCCCTGCTCGCGGTGTTGTCGCTCGTCGACTTGATCCTGGCGGGCGTCATCCTCGTGCTCGGAGCCGGAGGGTGGCCCCAAGCGATGGTGCTCGTCCTGTGGGTCGTGGTCGCGTTCGTCCTCGCGCGCCGCCACTACGGCGTCCAGCGGGCGTGGTCGAGCGCGCGCGTCGAGATCACCCACGACCTGCTCGAGCGCATGCTCGGCCATCGAACGCGGCTGGCGCAGCTTCCACTCGAACGCTGGCATGATGGCGAAGACGTCCGCTTGAGCTCCTACTCCGAGATCTCGAAGGTCATGGATCGCCGGACCATGCAACTGACCGCGCTCCTGCGCGACGGCTGGTTGGTGCTCGCCCTGCTGACCTTGCTGCCGGCGTTCAGCATCGGTACGGCCAATGCCAGCGCGCTGGCGGTGTCCGTGGGCGGCATCTTGCTCGCGCTGCGAGCCTTCGACGAGGTCGCCGTCTACTTCCAGCAGGTCTCCCAGGCGGCGGTGTCGTTCGAGCAGATCCGCGACTTGTTGCTCGCGGTGGGCCGCCCCGAGCTCGAATCGAAAGTCCCTCTCGAAATGGAGGGAGGCAAGCAAACCGACGCCGCCAGCGGAACCCTCATGGAGGCGCGGGGCGTGACCTTCCGGCACGACGCGCGCACCCGGCCGGTGCTCGAGAACTGCTCGTTCCAGATCGCGCAGGGCGACCGCATCCTGTTGGAGGGCCCATCGGGCGGTGGCAAGTCGACGCTGGTGTCGCTGTTGACGGGCCTGAGGACGCCGCAGGGCGGTGTGATGCTGCTGCACGCGTTGGACCGCGCGACGTTCGGCTCTTCGGGCTGGCGCAAGCGCATCACCGCCGCGCCGCAGTTCCACGAGAACCACGTCCTGTCCGGCAGCTTCGCGTACAATCTCCTGCTCGGGCGCGAGTGGCCGACCTCGCCCGAGCTGCGGACCAAGGCCGCCGCGCTGTGCAAGGAGCTGGGGCTGGACGAACTGGTCGCCAAGATGCCCGCCGGCCTCGAGGAGATGATCGGCGAGACCGGCTGGCAGCTCTCGCACGGCGAGAAGAGCCGGCTCTACATCGCGCGCACGCTGCTGCAGGGGGTCGAGCTGGTCATCCTCGACGAGAGCTTCGCCTCCCTCGATCCCGAGACCATGCGGGTCGCGCAGCGCTGCGTCCTCAACCACGCGAAAGCCCTCGTGGTCGTCAGCCACCCATGA
- a CDS encoding TolC family protein has product MRLRLTLALLAMTCSGCELIRPVVVKPPPTPSSYSTASELRTEPTQPSSAPEGGVPSPRPPKEGVPEKPAERITQDAVWWTAFADPALDTAIQECFGDNLVLREVRELIYENQLDPNVPQGWWYPLQVGILNPAGLRHVVANANLPPAPPTRAEYDVANVGFGVTYQVDLFGALGAQRRAGMNFAEQQRQLTEGRIQDLAVRITQVWFDILEARALRDLTLRQIDYNKELLRLIRARFEQHLTPRLVVLQQEQLLVNLESQVPLIATRNALLNSELKALLGRVPTPADDVIPLDRQLPDLPPPPKLGTPGDLNVNTPEMRLAELRVAEVEHRINANLASWLPTIQLVGNVGALKVGLSEPALAESVVGVNLTWALFDGRRVTEYMRLPIQLQRREIQYQLALHTAIGRVQDAVVREENEATSLRSLRAQVQLGQQLLDEARRLFEQGHSDYLTVLTALTNLVGLERASLQAQRLLLNHRVEVYRSLGGTWSRDVTLKRE; this is encoded by the coding sequence ATGAGACTTCGACTTACGCTCGCCCTCCTCGCGATGACCTGCTCCGGTTGCGAGCTGATTCGCCCCGTCGTCGTCAAACCGCCTCCGACGCCGAGCAGCTACTCGACCGCTAGCGAACTGCGCACCGAGCCGACCCAACCGTCCAGCGCACCGGAGGGCGGGGTTCCAAGCCCGCGGCCGCCGAAGGAGGGCGTGCCCGAGAAGCCCGCCGAGCGCATCACCCAGGACGCAGTCTGGTGGACGGCGTTCGCCGATCCGGCGCTCGACACGGCCATCCAGGAGTGCTTCGGCGACAATCTGGTCCTGCGCGAAGTGCGGGAGCTGATCTACGAGAACCAGCTCGACCCCAACGTGCCGCAAGGTTGGTGGTACCCGCTCCAGGTCGGCATCCTGAACCCGGCGGGGCTGAGGCATGTCGTCGCCAACGCCAACCTTCCGCCCGCGCCGCCAACCCGGGCCGAGTACGACGTCGCCAACGTCGGTTTCGGCGTGACCTACCAGGTCGACCTGTTTGGAGCCCTCGGTGCGCAGCGGCGCGCGGGAATGAACTTCGCCGAGCAGCAGCGGCAGCTCACCGAGGGCCGCATCCAGGACCTCGCGGTGCGGATCACCCAGGTCTGGTTCGACATCCTCGAGGCCCGCGCGCTCCGGGACCTCACGCTGCGGCAGATCGACTACAACAAGGAACTGCTCCGGCTGATTCGAGCGCGGTTCGAGCAGCACCTCACGCCCCGGCTCGTGGTGCTACAGCAGGAGCAGTTGCTGGTGAACCTCGAATCGCAGGTGCCGCTGATCGCCACCCGGAACGCGCTCTTGAATTCGGAGCTGAAGGCGCTGCTGGGCCGGGTACCAACCCCCGCCGACGACGTCATTCCACTCGATCGACAGCTTCCCGATCTCCCGCCCCCACCGAAACTCGGAACGCCGGGCGACCTGAACGTGAACACGCCCGAGATGCGGCTCGCGGAGCTGCGCGTCGCCGAGGTCGAGCACCGCATCAACGCGAACCTGGCGAGCTGGCTTCCGACGATTCAACTGGTGGGCAACGTGGGCGCTTTGAAGGTCGGCCTCTCGGAGCCGGCCCTGGCCGAGTCCGTCGTCGGGGTGAACCTGACCTGGGCCCTGTTCGATGGAAGGCGCGTCACCGAGTACATGCGGCTGCCGATCCAGCTCCAGCGTCGCGAAATCCAATACCAGCTCGCGCTGCACACCGCGATTGGACGGGTGCAGGATGCCGTGGTTCGGGAGGAGAACGAGGCGACGAGCCTGCGCAGCCTGCGTGCGCAGGTCCAGCTCGGGCAGCAGCTCCTGGACGAGGCGAGGCGGCTCTTCGAGCAGGGGCATTCGGACTATCTGACGGTGCTCACCGCCCTGACGAATCTGGTCGGGCTCGAGCGCGCAAGTCTGCAAGCGCAACGGCTGCTGCTCAACCATCGCGTCGAGGTCTATCGCTCGCTCGGCGGCACCTGGTCGCGCGACGTCACACTGAAGCGG